The following are encoded in a window of Streptomyces sp. SAT1 genomic DNA:
- a CDS encoding DUF397 domain-containing protein has translation MNHDVEGVYGECDVYNGMAAERLRGVAWQKSRHSNSQGSCVEFARLPGGDVAVRNSRFPDGPALVYTRAEIEAMLLGIKDGEFDHLIAG, from the coding sequence GTGAACCACGACGTCGAGGGCGTGTACGGGGAGTGCGACGTGTACAACGGCATGGCGGCCGAACGGCTGCGAGGGGTGGCCTGGCAGAAGAGCCGGCACAGCAACTCACAGGGCTCGTGCGTGGAGTTCGCGCGCCTGCCGGGCGGGGACGTGGCGGTGCGGAACTCCCGCTTCCCCGACGGTCCCGCGCTCGTCTACACGCGCGCGGAGATAGAGGCCATGCTGCTGGGCATCAAGGACGGCGAGTTCGACCATCTGATCGCCGGCTGA